DNA from Sulfurimonas gotlandica GD1:
TAAGCAAGGTAAATTTTTCCACTAGATATATCTTAATATTATCTAGTATAAGCCTTGTTCTTTGGATTGTCTTTATCATATTCTAAAATATCCAAAATACTTTTTTTATTCATTTTTCTAGCTAAATCAACCGCAGAAAAACCTTTTGTATCCAGCATTTCCTGATCTGCACCATGCTCTAAAAGTAGCTTTGCAATATCAGCTCTTCCATAAGATGCAGCAGCCATCAGAGGTGTAAATCTACTTCTTCTGTTTGTGAAATTCACATCTATTCCTTGAGCAATCATATACTCCACCATTTCCATGTTATTATATGTAATTGACATGTCAAATATACCTACACCTTCATCGTCAAAATCGTGTATATCTGCACCATTTTCTATTAATAACATCAAAAGATCCATATCGCATCTGTGTCTAATTGCATTTGCTAAAACAGA
Protein-coding regions in this window:
- a CDS encoding ankyrin repeat domain-containing protein is translated as MNKWIEFLKNNDFISVKKYIKDGADVNEANETGESVLANAIRHRCDMDLLMLLIENGADIHDFDDEGVGIFDMSITYNNMEMVEYMIAQGIDVNFTNRRSRFTPLMAAASYGRADIAKLLLEHGADQEMLDTKGFSAVDLARKMNKKSILDILEYDKDNPKNKAYTR